TTGCTTATGCCAGTCAATCAAGAAACGGCCAGCGTGCGAACCACCAGTAACGTCACGGCCGCGTTCAACGCAGTCCTGCGCCTTGGCGATCCGGCCATGCTCATCGCAGGTGCGGCCTTCGCGCACTGGGTGCGCTTTGGAACGCCCATCCTCCAGGTCGAGTACGTCCGCCTGGTGGTCCTCACCACGGTGTTCGCGCTCCTCGTCCTCAGTTCCAAGATGTACAGGAGCTGGCGTGGCCGGGGACTTTCCGCCGAGGTCATGCACCTCGGGTTCCGCTGGTCGTTGGTTTTCATCGGCGTCGTTCTGTACGCCACCGCGACCCAGCTGACGGTCGAGCTGTCCCGTTTGTGGTTGGGTACCTGGTTTGCCGCCAGCTTGGGCGGTGCGGTGTTGCTACGCTTCATTATCCGTGGCATCGCCGCCTGGGTACGCGCGCGTGGCATGGACCTGCGCACCGCCGTCATCGTCGGCGGCAACCCGGATGCCCAGCGCATCGTCGATACGATGCGCCAGAACCCCTGGATGGGCATCAAGCTCCGTGGCTGGTTCTCGACCAGCGCGGACCGTTGCGCGCTGGAAACGGTCAAGCCGATGGGACGCGTGGACGGGCTCGCCGAGTTCGTCGAAAAGAACCACATCGATCAGGTCTGGATCGCGCTGCCGATGCGTGAGCAGGGCCAGATCGCCAATGTGCTACGCCAGCTCGACCACTCCACCACCGACATCAAGTTCCTGCCCGACCTGTTCGGCCTGGAGCTGCTGAACCACTCGGTGGAGAGCATCGCCGGCCTGCCGATCATCAACCTGCGCTCCAGCCCGCTCGACGGCAATGCCCGCCTGATCAAGGCGATCGAGGACAAGATACTGGCCTCGATCATCCTCCTGCTGATCTCGCCGCTGCTGGCACTGATCGCCATCGGCATCAAGCTGAGCGACCCGGGACCGGTGATCTTCAAGCAGCTGCGGCATGGCATGGGGGGCAAGCCGATCGAGGTCTGGAAGTTCCGCAGCATGCGGATGCACAAGGAAGAGGAAGGACGCATCACCCAGGCGACCAAGGGCGACCCGCGCATTTTCCCGTTCGGTGGCTTCCTGCGCCGCACCAGCCTCGATGAGCTCCCGCAGTTCATCAACGTGCTGCAGGGCCGCATGTCCATCGTCGGTCCGCGCCCGCATCCCCTTGCGCTGAACGAGCAGTTCAAGACCCTGGTCGACCGCTACATGCAGCGCCACCGGGTCAAGCCCGGCATCACCGGCTGGGCGCAGGTAAATGGATTCCGCGGCGAGACGGATACCGTCGAGAAGATGGCGCAGCGCGTCAGGTACGACCTGTACTACCTCCAGAACTGGTCGCTCTGGCTGGACCTGCGCATCGTATTCATGACCGTATTCAAGGGTTTCGTCGGTCAGAACGCTTACTGACTTAGCAACACAAGCAGCAAAGCCCAGCAACCAGCGCCGCGGGAGGCACGACCTCCTGCGCGCGCTCCCGCTTTCATTTGTTCTTACTGGAATCGAACACGCATGAAGATCGCTATCGCCGGAACCGGCTACGTGGGCCTCTCCAACGCCATCCTGCTTGCTCAGAACCATACCGTCGTCGCCCTGGACATCGATGCAGCCAAGGTCGAAATGCTCAACCGTGGGCAGTCGCCGATCGACGACGCCGAGATCCAGCAGTACCTCTCGGAGAAGAAGCTCGACTTCCGTGCGACCCTGGATAAGCGCGAAGCCTACGAAGGCGCCGACTTCGTCATCATCGCCACCCCCACCGACTACGATCCGGAAACCAACTACTTCAACACAGGCTCGGTCGAGTCGGTGATCCGCGACGTGGTGG
This genomic interval from Pseudoxanthomonas suwonensis 11-1 contains the following:
- a CDS encoding undecaprenyl-phosphate glucose phosphotransferase, whose product is MRTTSNVTAAFNAVLRLGDPAMLIAGAAFAHWVRFGTPILQVEYVRLVVLTTVFALLVLSSKMYRSWRGRGLSAEVMHLGFRWSLVFIGVVLYATATQLTVELSRLWLGTWFAASLGGAVLLRFIIRGIAAWVRARGMDLRTAVIVGGNPDAQRIVDTMRQNPWMGIKLRGWFSTSADRCALETVKPMGRVDGLAEFVEKNHIDQVWIALPMREQGQIANVLRQLDHSTTDIKFLPDLFGLELLNHSVESIAGLPIINLRSSPLDGNARLIKAIEDKILASIILLLISPLLALIAIGIKLSDPGPVIFKQLRHGMGGKPIEVWKFRSMRMHKEEEGRITQATKGDPRIFPFGGFLRRTSLDELPQFINVLQGRMSIVGPRPHPLALNEQFKTLVDRYMQRHRVKPGITGWAQVNGFRGETDTVEKMAQRVRYDLYYLQNWSLWLDLRIVFMTVFKGFVGQNAY